In the Mycoplasmoides gallisepticum genome, one interval contains:
- a CDS encoding IS256 family transposase: MNSKDEQMKQIQKLIVEFVKQFGPSSGKQLLNITDYIAKPVLQALVDGEHVGKLELLRENADNDENVYQNGSYTRNVKWGQEEIPIKMKRIRGENQDSQIIPKYQRIIHDKFILDVLSLASTRLSNNEIADQITSIYGFKVSPSVISNCIQTVQDEMRDWHERPLENNYPIIMIDGKVFKIKTEESGRSKYVNKTLYVVVGINADGQKELIALYVSNTESATEWINILDNLKERGLSETYIIVSDGLKGLKEAIENVYPKAMHITCTVHMIRNAAKYVSHSMKSDFLRDLKNIYGADNWESAKHNFEYLKNKWGGSNKRAVEVVERAMDNIEKLFSFSKALRTLVYTSNIVENYNSVIGSFLAAKKSFNNINQLLLDLYVHFGYNPRYKKLNQKSNRVRN; encoded by the coding sequence ATGAATTCAAAAGACGAACAAATGAAACAGATTCAAAAATTAATTGTTGAATTTGTAAAACAATTTGGTCCTAGTAGTGGAAAACAACTATTAAACATCACTGATTATATTGCTAAGCCTGTTTTACAGGCTCTGGTTGATGGTGAACATGTTGGCAAACTAGAATTATTGAGAGAAAATGCTGATAATGATGAGAATGTGTATCAAAACGGCTCATACACTAGAAATGTTAAGTGAGGGCAAGAAGAAATTCCCATAAAAATGAAAAGAATTCGTGGTGAAAATCAAGACTCTCAAATTATCCCGAAATATCAAAGAATTATCCATGATAAGTTTATCTTAGATGTTCTTTCTTTAGCTTCTACTCGTTTGTCAAACAATGAAATCGCTGATCAAATAACGTCAATATATGGATTCAAAGTAAGTCCTAGCGTAATTTCAAATTGTATCCAAACTGTTCAAGATGAGATGCGCGATTGGCACGAAAGACCGCTAGAAAACAACTACCCAATCATAATGATTGACGGTAAAGTCTTTAAGATCAAAACTGAAGAAAGCGGACGGTCAAAGTACGTAAATAAAACGCTTTATGTCGTGGTAGGAATCAATGCGGATGGTCAAAAAGAGCTTATAGCGCTATACGTAAGCAACACCGAATCTGCTACAGAATGAATTAACATTCTTGATAATTTGAAAGAACGCGGCTTGTCTGAAACATATATTATTGTTTCAGATGGTTTAAAGGGTTTGAAAGAAGCGATTGAAAACGTTTATCCAAAAGCAATGCATATTACTTGCACGGTTCATATGATTAGAAATGCTGCAAAATATGTATCTCATTCTATGAAGTCCGATTTTTTAAGAGACTTAAAAAACATATATGGAGCAGACAATTGAGAAAGTGCAAAACACAACTTTGAATATTTAAAAAATAAGTGAGGCGGTTCTAACAAGCGCGCAGTTGAAGTTGTGGAAAGAGCGATGGACAACATAGAAAAACTCTTTAGCTTTTCTAAAGCTTTACGGACATTAGTTTATACCAGCAACATAGTTGAAAACTATAATTCAGTAATTGGGAGTTTCCTAGCTGCTAAAAAGTCTTTTAATAACATAAACCAGCTGTTATTAGACCTATATGTACATTTTGGTTACAATCCAAGATATAAAAAACTAAATCAGAAAAGTAATAGAGTGAGAAATTAA
- a CDS encoding MSC_0622 family F1-like ATPase gamma subunit has translation MDIKKLERKQASLKNIYTLVSSKRDIALIKIFKLSKRFEYFYKRAINSKTLLDILHKKFNLKNPFYEESSLLANNKLINLTLDKVENMFFVSKKRLWIYVTETQNAAADNYSRYDRAILKQENVKEDQFITIGEHAKNFCLKNKLEVVKHYPENDYDELSKMIPEIIRLKIESGDIIDINFVINSNKIKNKFLKILPIKHFELDTSYYEKADTIVENIEKYKLYNNLQEFIVNEINSYLRNVVTSLLVESSLIVAKNNLVKYNKTISDLDETLLNLRREILKQKRELEIQELQMLTRSNESMINMESKKDGDMD, from the coding sequence ATGGACATCAAAAAACTTGAGCGTAAACAAGCTAGTTTAAAAAACATTTACACCCTAGTAAGTTCAAAGCGTGATATTGCTTTAATTAAAATCTTTAAATTATCTAAGCGGTTTGAATACTTTTATAAAAGAGCGATCAATTCTAAAACCTTATTAGATATCTTGCACAAGAAATTTAATTTAAAGAACCCTTTTTATGAAGAAAGTTCGTTGTTGGCAAACAACAAACTAATCAACCTTACCCTTGATAAGGTCGAAAACATGTTCTTTGTTAGCAAAAAGCGCTTATGAATCTACGTAACAGAAACCCAGAATGCTGCTGCTGATAACTATTCAAGATATGATCGCGCAATCTTAAAACAAGAAAATGTTAAAGAAGATCAGTTCATCACGATTGGTGAACATGCTAAAAACTTCTGTCTTAAAAACAAATTAGAAGTTGTTAAGCACTACCCAGAAAACGATTACGACGAGCTTAGCAAAATGATCCCTGAGATCATTCGCTTAAAGATCGAATCAGGTGATATTATTGATATCAACTTCGTAATTAATTCAAACAAGATTAAAAACAAGTTCTTAAAGATCTTACCAATCAAGCATTTCGAATTAGATACTTCTTATTATGAAAAAGCTGATACGATCGTTGAGAACATTGAAAAATACAAGTTGTATAACAACTTACAAGAGTTCATTGTTAATGAGATTAACTCTTATCTAAGAAACGTTGTTACCTCGTTACTAGTTGAATCATCACTAATTGTTGCTAAAAACAACCTAGTTAAATACAACAAAACAATTAGTGATTTAGATGAAACCTTACTTAACTTAAGGCGGGAGATCTTAAAACAAAAACGTGAGTTGGAAATTCAAGAGTTGCAAATGTTAACAAGAAGCAACGAATCCATGATTAATATGGAATCAAAAAAGGATGGAGACATGGATTAG
- a CDS encoding MSC_0620 family F1-like ATPase-associated subunit: MKNKSKLKRLIYWQFGFMIPAVFASALSGVITRHKNSNNEYQLVNQAGEGLDPSTPTQPNDPNAPVANNNNGRADQAQEKPRQPANLATLKTYIDDKMSDTIGEFIQAIFLGKDNLIDQRIAAIQNQSDLSFEEKFNKTLYYSQIKAFFAKNQNEIKTNPSKFGLDIVYPYVLSANAEFNKGKIVFNNKTYENKIWGNTDTTNYKKEVTGEGNSITPNADPQKAKVQNTTSDEEGKNVLKTYFNALKQSATSIFLNDSDLPGVGKDYDINGRVTDTNDAGVFSNPPKNFNSWDDYIISKIRPRFIDFDLEQNKDPAEQDQQNQQNNQAVENLLPPTVPVEGKQVPTDPKELIENIPRFVPKVRSLYSTLSSSALLNRFGTYNEANKSDVFFYFENPINTRFTYKVTALNNNNGKVNATVQIQDSVDKNATTTYTRELDTVGLSGTEQQINQNRELAYPAMQKLFLNFYEAVGLNADLNYGDATKVYVEPQTIFQMVYLAMRAINKPEFKDDLNIILSRSFGYSTEQSNSYFLNFLRNQLVNTQFLYWQLVSEMYKRIFIAFIRDFNKEDLKPKLIALLEQNNVSINQFNDSFAEARRKLLRLDSLTKQTIGSPQIQFDSLVTQIKETNKTLRPFNLVYDSISNQANGDAEKEAGLASFSTDINNILANSRSIANPFLIMLAVFLGIISISLYGFYFMQLAFNKTKQISKLNKPLIITVLIIASIALVSTALIALKIIGVF, translated from the coding sequence ATGAAAAATAAAAGTAAACTAAAACGATTGATTTATTGACAATTTGGATTCATGATTCCTGCTGTATTTGCTTCTGCTCTTAGTGGGGTAATTACTCGTCATAAAAATTCAAATAATGAATATCAATTGGTTAATCAAGCTGGTGAAGGATTAGATCCTTCAACACCAACTCAACCAAATGATCCCAACGCACCAGTAGCTAATAATAATAACGGCCGTGCTGATCAAGCTCAAGAAAAACCAAGACAACCAGCAAACTTAGCTACTTTAAAAACTTATATTGATGACAAGATGTCAGATACAATTGGGGAGTTTATTCAAGCGATCTTTTTAGGTAAAGATAATCTAATCGATCAAAGAATTGCAGCGATTCAAAATCAAAGTGATCTAAGTTTTGAAGAGAAGTTTAATAAAACCCTTTATTATTCTCAGATCAAAGCATTCTTTGCTAAGAATCAAAATGAGATTAAAACTAACCCTTCAAAATTTGGTTTAGATATCGTTTATCCTTATGTGCTTTCAGCTAATGCTGAATTTAATAAAGGTAAGATCGTATTTAATAACAAAACTTATGAAAATAAGATTTGGGGTAATACGGATACTACCAACTATAAAAAAGAAGTTACTGGTGAAGGAAACTCAATTACACCAAATGCAGATCCACAAAAAGCTAAAGTACAAAATACTACTTCAGATGAAGAAGGTAAGAACGTTTTAAAAACTTACTTTAATGCTTTAAAACAAAGTGCAACATCAATCTTCTTAAACGACTCTGATCTACCAGGTGTTGGTAAGGATTATGATATTAATGGTCGTGTTACTGACACTAATGATGCTGGGGTGTTCTCAAACCCACCTAAGAACTTTAATAGCTGGGATGACTATATTATCAGCAAGATCAGACCAAGATTTATCGACTTTGACTTAGAACAAAACAAAGATCCGGCTGAACAAGATCAACAGAACCAACAAAATAACCAGGCTGTTGAAAACTTGTTACCACCAACTGTTCCAGTTGAAGGTAAACAAGTACCAACTGATCCAAAAGAACTAATTGAAAATATCCCTAGATTTGTTCCTAAAGTAAGATCTTTATACTCAACATTATCAAGTAGTGCATTATTAAACCGCTTTGGCACTTATAATGAAGCCAATAAATCTGATGTTTTCTTTTACTTTGAAAACCCAATTAACACGAGATTTACTTATAAAGTAACTGCGTTAAATAACAACAACGGTAAAGTTAATGCTACTGTACAGATCCAAGACTCAGTTGATAAAAATGCAACAACCACTTATACAAGAGAACTTGATACCGTTGGACTAAGTGGAACAGAACAACAGATTAACCAAAACCGTGAATTAGCTTATCCAGCAATGCAAAAACTGTTCTTAAACTTCTATGAAGCAGTTGGACTTAACGCTGATTTAAACTATGGTGATGCAACTAAGGTTTATGTCGAACCACAAACGATCTTCCAAATGGTTTATTTAGCAATGCGAGCAATCAATAAACCAGAGTTTAAAGATGATCTAAATATCATCTTAAGCCGAAGTTTTGGTTACAGCACAGAACAAAGTAATAGTTACTTCTTAAACTTTTTAAGAAACCAATTAGTTAATACCCAATTCTTATACTGACAATTAGTTAGTGAGATGTACAAACGGATCTTTATTGCTTTTATTCGTGACTTTAATAAAGAAGATCTAAAACCAAAACTAATAGCGCTTTTAGAACAAAACAACGTTTCGATCAACCAATTTAACGATTCGTTTGCTGAAGCTAGAAGAAAACTATTAAGATTAGATTCTCTAACCAAACAAACGATCGGTTCACCGCAAATCCAATTTGATTCACTTGTGACCCAAATTAAAGAGACGAATAAAACACTTCGACCATTCAACTTGGTTTATGATTCAATCTCAAACCAAGCTAATGGCGATGCTGAAAAAGAAGCTGGACTAGCATCATTCTCAACTGATATTAACAATATCTTAGCCAACTCAAGATCAATAGCTAATCCATTCTTAATTATGTTAGCTGTCTTCTTGGGAATTATCTCAATCTCGTTATACGGTTTTTATTTCATGCAATTAGCATTCAATAAAACCAAACAAATTAGTAAATTAAACAAACCTTTAATCATTACTGTTTTAATTATTGCTTCTATCGCACTAGTTTCAACTGCACTGATTGCTTTAAAAATCATCGGAGTATTTTAA
- the rpmG gene encoding 50S ribosomal protein L33 yields MRKKIILICEHCLNRNYTTTRSKLETTRLVLNKYCSSCNQKTVHKESH; encoded by the coding sequence ATGCGTAAAAAGATTATTTTGATTTGTGAGCATTGCTTAAATCGTAATTACACAACAACAAGATCTAAACTTGAAACAACAAGATTAGTTCTTAATAAATATTGTTCTAGTTGTAATCAAAAGACCGTTCATAAAGAATCGCACTAA
- a CDS encoding MSC_0619 family F1-like ATPase alpha subunit: protein MNPKIVAALDYVIQVEGRFEYQQNQVFTIRNKPNFRAMVISATTDTGFLIVDAANADFEIGDEIIPTNSDNNVKTTKQYFGNIIDIDGNILYPKKYKPEFQANSLSSNAFATSRNLLEVNRLNEQLYTGIMAIDLLMPIGKGQRELIIGDRGTGKTHIVLNAIINQTIRKTNVKCIYVSIGQKRQNVADVYETLKKHGALENTIIIDAPATNSYHQYLAPYVAMAHAENISHFQDVLVIFDDLTKHANIYREMSLLVNRPVGKEAFPGDIFFSHASVLERAGKFADRKSITCLPIVKTVNNDITSLISSNLISITDGQIVTNTDLFANGILPAINIDLSVSRIGSSVQSSVIAKVASQINKKYRAYKRQSKLWTLKYDLNEETADLISKGKAIEQLFIQKGFAPYTERFMLLITKLILWGTLRKVDNKAQEALSFINALIDTDPIAKWIYDHLESGQDFNDDLMRNFFEYSLSQYFKYKNYDLQIDVDKKFIDFKPEELQAIVNNMKGAL from the coding sequence ATGAATCCTAAAATTGTTGCTGCTTTAGATTATGTTATTCAAGTCGAAGGTCGATTTGAATACCAACAAAATCAAGTCTTCACGATTAGAAACAAACCTAATTTTCGAGCTATGGTAATTAGTGCGACAACTGACACTGGTTTTTTAATCGTTGATGCTGCTAATGCTGACTTTGAGATTGGGGATGAGATCATTCCAACCAATAGTGATAATAATGTTAAAACAACCAAACAATACTTTGGTAATATCATTGATATTGATGGTAATATCCTATATCCCAAGAAGTACAAACCGGAGTTTCAAGCTAACTCATTATCATCTAATGCGTTTGCCACTTCAAGAAACTTATTAGAAGTTAACCGTTTAAACGAACAACTATATACAGGGATCATGGCCATTGATCTCTTGATGCCAATCGGTAAGGGACAAAGAGAGTTAATTATCGGTGATAGAGGTACGGGTAAAACCCATATCGTACTAAATGCGATTATTAACCAAACGATCCGTAAGACTAATGTTAAATGTATCTATGTTTCAATTGGTCAAAAACGTCAGAACGTAGCTGATGTTTATGAAACTCTTAAAAAACATGGGGCACTAGAAAACACAATTATTATTGATGCTCCTGCTACTAATTCTTACCACCAATATTTAGCTCCTTATGTAGCAATGGCACACGCTGAAAACATCTCTCACTTCCAAGATGTTTTAGTAATCTTTGATGACTTAACCAAACACGCTAATATCTACCGTGAAATGTCTTTATTAGTTAACCGTCCCGTTGGTAAAGAAGCATTCCCTGGTGATATCTTCTTTAGTCATGCTTCTGTGCTTGAACGTGCAGGAAAGTTTGCTGACCGTAAATCAATTACTTGTTTACCAATCGTTAAAACCGTAAATAACGATATCACCTCATTAATCTCATCTAACTTGATTTCGATTACTGATGGTCAGATCGTAACTAATACTGATCTATTTGCTAATGGGATTTTACCCGCAATTAATATTGACCTATCAGTTTCGCGTATAGGTAGTTCAGTACAATCAAGTGTGATTGCTAAAGTAGCTTCGCAAATTAATAAGAAGTATCGTGCTTATAAGCGTCAAAGTAAGTTATGAACTTTAAAATATGATCTTAATGAAGAAACAGCTGATCTAATCAGTAAAGGTAAAGCAATCGAACAGCTGTTTATTCAAAAAGGATTTGCTCCCTACACTGAACGGTTCATGTTGTTAATTACCAAACTAATCCTTTGGGGCACCCTTCGTAAGGTTGATAACAAAGCCCAAGAAGCACTATCATTTATTAACGCCTTAATTGATACCGATCCGATTGCTAAGTGGATCTATGATCACTTAGAATCAGGTCAAGACTTTAATGATGACTTAATGCGTAACTTCTTTGAATACTCATTAAGTCAGTACTTCAAGTACAAAAACTATGATTTACAGATAGATGTTGATAAGAAATTTATTGATTTCAAACCAGAAGAGTTACAAGCAATTGTTAATAATATGAAAGGAGCTTTATAA
- a CDS encoding DUF2714 domain-containing protein, whose protein sequence is MKNKNKNNTVQEEIIETSYPSLVQHEDFVEFSQLFNTALLQTNTGESSPQAKLFIEKLKQAVANHLQIVFDSFIISWTKNIRFSFTKLIPAVTTVESSQTDGVNLRSDLTENKHLKLLAERFNLLMNHQLFDEHKIVEVVDGIIVYRSKETNQLKVVFSKEIINA, encoded by the coding sequence ATGAAAAACAAAAATAAAAACAATACTGTACAAGAAGAAATTATTGAAACAAGTTATCCTTCTCTAGTTCAACACGAAGACTTTGTTGAATTTTCTCAACTATTTAACACGGCTTTATTGCAAACCAATACTGGTGAAAGTTCACCTCAAGCCAAGTTGTTTATTGAAAAGCTTAAGCAAGCTGTAGCTAACCACTTACAGATCGTTTTTGATAGCTTTATTATTTCTTGAACTAAGAACATCCGTTTTTCTTTCACGAAATTAATTCCTGCAGTAACCACTGTAGAATCTTCGCAAACTGACGGGGTTAATTTAAGATCAGATTTAACTGAGAACAAACATTTAAAGCTCTTAGCTGAACGATTCAACTTGTTGATGAATCACCAGTTATTTGACGAACACAAGATTGTCGAAGTTGTTGATGGAATTATAGTTTACCGTTCTAAAGAAACCAACCAATTAAAGGTTGTGTTTTCTAAAGAGATCATTAACGCGTAA
- a CDS encoding MSC_0624 family F1-like ATPase-associated membrane protein encodes MEPARLFLVNLVPQRDAAGNMMQQAAIDPNRFPITALFQFQNPTFQSINFYILLRLIGLYLVFITSLWWNYQNISSINHRIKRYWIWFIIYISLSIISGALLLGWTNNQSSLVTVLGICSLNVILVVLNYTYWLISYFLNKKIQPISNKNLFIILISYSAKVISWIILFIFLDQLIKGGQDDLIIFNNNKVIDFINSLTTGLSPARVVLLFVLITLSISLFILSNLYTLLNLKLFFVKLINDDLKNKAYGTIGFSFIILTTLVFGIIRVLAEGKYPDNSLINTNNVDLVTNWFWILGTLLFLTYWLIYFFVIRRNKTPVINNIYHSGSLLLIWSTFIASDFNRTNFDTANGYISLLIITLITLFVILTYIVSANKQSAGIIISLSLVSVFIVASVFLITFNNTLINNQNFSLKSLNSDLSINQILYALLAIILSLNFIYVVLSIYFIYFFINKNKIFNFKKIKIVQHQEETNQKDSGQTNQELNNQSGVNS; translated from the coding sequence ATGGAACCTGCCAGGTTATTTTTGGTCAACTTAGTTCCCCAAAGAGATGCAGCAGGCAATATGATGCAACAAGCTGCTATTGATCCCAACCGGTTTCCAATAACAGCTCTGTTCCAATTCCAAAACCCAACTTTTCAAAGTATTAATTTCTATATCCTATTAAGATTAATAGGTTTATATTTAGTTTTTATTACTTCACTATGATGAAACTACCAAAATATTAGTTCGATCAATCACCGAATTAAACGTTACTGAATTTGATTCATCATCTACATTAGTTTAAGTATTATTAGTGGAGCACTACTTTTAGGATGAACAAACAACCAAAGCAGTTTAGTAACTGTTTTAGGTATTTGTTCATTAAATGTCATCTTAGTGGTTCTTAACTATACTTATTGATTAATTAGCTACTTTTTAAATAAGAAGATCCAACCAATTAGTAATAAAAACCTTTTTATTATCCTAATTTCTTACTCAGCTAAAGTAATTAGTTGGATCATCTTATTTATCTTTTTAGATCAACTAATTAAAGGTGGTCAAGATGATCTGATCATCTTTAACAACAATAAGGTAATCGATTTTATTAACTCATTAACAACTGGTTTATCACCTGCTAGAGTTGTTTTATTGTTCGTTTTAATTACCTTATCAATCTCATTATTCATCTTATCTAACCTATACACTTTATTAAACCTAAAGCTGTTCTTTGTGAAATTAATTAATGATGATTTGAAAAACAAAGCTTATGGAACAATCGGTTTTTCTTTTATCATCTTAACAACTTTAGTGTTTGGTATCATCAGGGTTCTAGCTGAAGGTAAATACCCAGATAATAGCCTGATTAATACGAACAATGTTGATCTAGTTACTAACTGGTTCTGAATCCTGGGAACATTGTTGTTCTTAACTTACTGGTTAATTTACTTCTTTGTAATTAGAAGAAACAAAACACCAGTGATCAACAATATCTATCACTCAGGTTCTTTATTATTAATCTGATCAACCTTCATTGCTTCGGATTTTAACCGTACTAACTTTGATACGGCTAATGGTTATATCAGCTTATTAATCATCACCTTAATCACTTTATTTGTGATCCTAACTTATATTGTTAGTGCTAACAAACAATCAGCTGGAATCATCATCAGCTTAAGTTTGGTATCAGTATTTATCGTGGCAAGTGTGTTCTTAATCACATTTAATAACACCTTAATTAATAACCAAAACTTCTCATTGAAGTCATTAAACTCTGATCTATCAATCAATCAGATCTTATATGCTTTACTTGCGATCATCTTAAGTCTTAACTTTATCTATGTCGTTTTAAGTATTTACTTTATCTACTTCTTTATTAATAAGAACAAGATCTTTAATTTTAAAAAGATTAAGATCGTTCAACACCAAGAAGAAACTAACCAAAAAGATAGTGGTCAAACTAATCAAGAATTAAATAATCAGTCAGGAGTTAATTCATAA
- a CDS encoding transposase, translated as MGKRDNKANQTNEFLVEYVKQFYYDNTNALLNLTDSIARPVLQTLVLIEHKAKLALLKETIKDQKVYQNGLYTRKVKWGDKSFPIKISRLRYKNQSSKIVVKYQRSFDTKFIFDIISLASNDLSDNEISNQLTNLYGFQLSEELFLEYLKQLRPDTKKWHSKSLHNNYKTLLFDLKPFKIKINEDQNVKFKNKVLYLVVAINHQNKSELISFYVNNKETEQNWSHVLEKLKKRGLSEPELVVYKKSQLLKEPLDKIYPKAKQIVCADQIINDL; from the coding sequence ATGGGTAAGAGAGATAATAAAGCAAACCAAACTAACGAATTCTTGGTTGAATACGTGAAGCAATTTTATTATGACAACACGAATGCTTTGTTAAATTTAACAGACAGTATTGCTAGACCTGTTTTGCAAACTTTAGTTCTAATTGAGCATAAAGCAAAACTGGCTTTGTTAAAAGAAACCATCAAAGATCAAAAGGTGTATCAAAATGGTTTGTATACTAGGAAAGTTAAATGGGGTGATAAATCTTTCCCAATTAAGATCAGTCGACTTAGGTATAAAAACCAAAGCTCTAAGATTGTGGTTAAGTACCAAAGATCTTTTGATACTAAATTTATCTTTGACATTATCTCTTTAGCTTCAAACGATCTTTCAGATAACGAGATATCTAACCAACTAACTAATTTATATGGTTTTCAATTAAGTGAAGAGCTTTTTTTAGAATACCTAAAACAACTTAGACCAGACACAAAAAAATGACATTCAAAATCGCTTCATAACAACTATAAAACCTTGCTTTTTGATCTAAAACCATTCAAAATTAAAATCAATGAAGATCAAAACGTTAAGTTTAAAAACAAGGTTCTTTATCTTGTTGTGGCAATAAATCATCAGAACAAGAGTGAGCTTATCTCTTTTTACGTAAATAATAAAGAAACTGAACAGAACTGAAGCCACGTTCTTGAAAAACTGAAAAAACGCGGATTAAGTGAACCTGAACTTGTTGTTTATAAGAAGTCACAACTATTAAAAGAACCTCTAGATAAGATCTATCCAAAAGCTAAACAAATCGTTTGCGCTGATCAGATCATAAATGATCTGTAA
- the secE gene encoding preprotein translocase subunit SecE encodes MDHKNKNINLRKNPKVILESYQDDNIKKEQQKIKEEALEQKKFKEEREEQEYREQLQREKKNKGSLGLRLKRWWFGMEKESRRITWCTPKLLITNFLIVIAIVAFLTGLLFGIDQIFSAIGILK; translated from the coding sequence ATGGATCACAAGAATAAAAATATTAATCTAAGAAAAAATCCAAAGGTTATTCTTGAAAGTTATCAAGACGATAACATTAAAAAAGAACAACAAAAGATTAAAGAAGAAGCTCTAGAACAAAAGAAATTTAAAGAAGAGCGCGAAGAACAAGAATATCGCGAACAACTTCAAAGAGAAAAGAAAAATAAAGGTTCATTAGGACTTCGTTTAAAACGCTGATGATTTGGGATGGAAAAAGAATCAAGAAGAATTACTTGATGTACTCCTAAATTGTTGATTACCAACTTTTTAATCGTAATTGCGATTGTGGCTTTTTTAACCGGTTTATTATTTGGTATTGACCAAATCTTTAGTGCGATCGGGATCTTAAAATAA
- the nusG gene encoding transcription termination/antitermination protein NusG: protein MSKKSTAQWYIATTTNGNEDSVIKTLKAKVRALHFEDQILDCKVIKFRSVEETIFDSNNPTHNIPATMRNSTYIKWVTVDNGVYKKYKITDTNKYPGYIYIKMEMNEAAWFAVRNTVNITGIVGSSGKGAKPIPISSSEELDLLNGESFDQNYRIVITPNAIIEMDRNLFNERGELILDENAAKTIVHKKKSDSADKYGDMSTEKEQVDEAIELKVGHMVDINSGDYSGLSGQISRIIDNDEYIVDVQILGKLVSVKLNKKQLKLSV from the coding sequence ATGAGTAAAAAATCTACCGCGCAATGATATATTGCGACTACAACTAACGGAAATGAAGATTCTGTTATTAAAACCTTAAAAGCTAAAGTTAGAGCACTTCACTTTGAAGATCAGATCTTAGATTGTAAAGTAATTAAGTTTCGAAGTGTGGAAGAAACTATCTTTGATAGTAACAATCCCACCCACAATATCCCCGCAACAATGCGTAATAGTACCTACATTAAATGGGTAACTGTTGATAATGGGGTTTATAAGAAGTATAAGATTACAGATACAAATAAATACCCTGGATACATCTACATTAAGATGGAGATGAATGAAGCAGCTTGGTTTGCAGTAAGAAACACAGTTAATATTACTGGGATCGTAGGTTCATCTGGTAAGGGAGCTAAACCGATCCCGATCTCATCTTCAGAAGAATTAGATCTATTAAATGGGGAATCATTTGATCAAAATTACCGAATTGTAATTACACCAAATGCGATTATTGAAATGGATCGCAATCTGTTTAATGAACGTGGTGAGTTAATTCTTGATGAAAATGCAGCTAAAACGATCGTTCATAAGAAAAAATCTGATTCAGCTGACAAATATGGAGATATGTCAACTGAAAAAGAACAAGTTGATGAAGCGATCGAACTAAAAGTTGGTCATATGGTTGATATCAACTCTGGCGATTACTCAGGTCTTAGTGGTCAGATCTCTAGAATTATTGATAACGACGAATATATTGTTGATGTTCAGATTCTAGGTAAACTAGTAAGCGTTAAGCTTAATAAGAAGCAACTTAAACTTTCAGTTTAA
- a CDS encoding MSC_0621 family F1-like ATPase epsilon subunit, translating to MAKHNFKTVPSEIEFIRFNNKLFSYKQGYFMLNVNQIDEWDLIQDNSLISVENVFFKIYDPVADEEDYYIIRNSFIKIENNKVTIYSDDHFEPLRIDYKFKIKKYDDMLAEFNKKLSYYESKINLGLDFQELIDYNAVRKEKRYYSLIRNFNLAEKKVDKNEK from the coding sequence ATGGCAAAACACAACTTTAAAACTGTTCCATCAGAGATCGAATTCATTCGGTTTAACAATAAACTGTTTAGCTACAAACAAGGTTATTTCATGCTTAATGTTAACCAGATTGATGAATGAGACTTAATTCAAGATAATTCATTAATTAGTGTTGAGAACGTTTTCTTTAAGATCTATGATCCAGTTGCTGATGAAGAAGATTATTACATTATCCGTAACTCGTTTATTAAGATTGAAAACAACAAGGTCACGATTTACAGCGACGACCACTTCGAACCACTAAGAATAGATTACAAATTCAAGATCAAAAAATATGATGATATGCTTGCTGAATTTAATAAGAAATTATCATATTACGAATCTAAGATTAACTTAGGTTTAGACTTCCAAGAGTTGATTGATTACAATGCTGTGAGAAAAGAAAAAAGGTATTATTCTTTAATTCGCAACTTCAATCTAGCAGAGAAAAAGGTCGATAAAAATGAAAAATAA